In one Rhopalosiphum padi isolate XX-2018 chromosome 3, ASM2088224v1, whole genome shotgun sequence genomic region, the following are encoded:
- the LOC132924181 gene encoding protein enabled isoform X2 yields the protein MSVPPSNSSYDICETSITSARASVMIYDDNSKKWVPSGTSSGLSKVHIFKHVINNTFRVVGRKLQDHEVVINCVILKTLKYNQATTTFHQWRDNKHVYGLNFSSKEDADSFARAMVYALEVLDSVSRNNINNPHNHILPPAPPIYQQANGQYDEDMGYRDWCTNNVPNHFRSMTKDDAAIIQERRMSQQNQIVSTTNGLPTIPPAPPQLPTSGHHRTSSAPPAPVPPPPPPGMSNPMPPQPPPMPGSLPRPSSNGEPDQSESVADQTSSLAIQLQAARLKRTNKHPAENSGSSTSSASSGGSGNYGTLGRNANGGQTGMASMMDEMARTLARRRAAVEKKEPIDCPQDESVSPGDKKNWNRNDSQKSSLNGCESPKLGRKQLSATSTEDLIASKSFGDNCISNISLELQTLKQDILREIRKELNRMKLDIIESVKVEISKR from the exons tgAAACAAGTATTACATCAGCCAGAGCGTCTGTGATGATTTATGATGACAACAGCAAAAAATGGGTTCCAAGTGGAACATCATCAGGCCTTAGTaaagtacacatttttaaacatgtGATCAATAATACATTCCGTGTAGTTGGAAGAAAACTACAAGACCAtgag GTTGTTATTAACTGTGTCATTTTAAAGACTCTAAAATATAATCAAGCTACAACAACATTCCACCAATGGAGGgataataaacatgtatatgGTTTGAATTTTAGTAGCAAAGAAGATGCTGATTCTTTTGCTCGAGCTATGGTGTATGCTCTTGag gttCTAGATTCTGTATCcaggaataatattaataatcctcACAATCATATATTACCTCCAGCACCTCCTATATATCAACAAGCAAATGGACAATATGATGAAGATATGGGATACAG AGATTGGTGTACAAATAATGTGCCTAATCATTTTAGAAGCATGACGAAAGATGATGCTGCCATTATCCAAGAAAGAAGAATGTCTCAGCAAAATCAAA TCGTTAGCACAACAAACGGTTTACCAACCATTCCACCTGCACCTCCTCAGTTGCCTACTTCAGGTCACCATCGCACATCATCGGCTCCGCCAGCACCAGTTCCTCCTCCTCCTCCACCAGGTATGTCTAACCCAATGCCTCCTCAACCACCTCCAATGCCTGGCAGTCTACCGAGACCTAGTAGTAATGGAGAACCTGATCAAAGCGAATCTGTTGCTGACCAGACATCGTCTTTAGCTATACAGTTACAGGCGGCTCGTTTAAAACGTACCAATAAG CATCCAGCCGAAAATAGTGGCTCGTCTACGAGTAGTGCTAGCAGTGGTGGAAGTGGAAATTATGGGACCCTTGGTAGAAATGCAAATGGTGGCCAAACTGGTATGGCATCAATGATGGATGAAATGGCACGTACATTAGCAAGACGTCGAGCTGCTGTTGAAAAGAAAGAACCAATTGATTGTCctcaa GATGAAAGTGTATCACCTGGtgacaaaaaaaattggaatcGTAATGATAGTCAAAAAAGCTCATTAAATGGTTGTGAAAGTCCTAAACTTGGCCGAAAACAATTGTCTGCTACTTCCACTGAAGACTTGATAGCATCTAAGTCTTTTGGAGACAATTGTATATCAAATATATCATTAGAGTTACAGACATTAAAACAAGATATACTACGTGAAATACGCAAAGAATTGAACCGAATGAAATTGGACATCATtgaaa gcGTAAAAGTAGAGATAAGCAAAAGATAA
- the LOC132924181 gene encoding protein enabled isoform X4 has product MSVPPSNSSYDICETSITSARASVMIYDDNSKKWVPSGTSSGLSKVHIFKHVINNTFRVVGRKLQDHEVVINCVILKTLKYNQATTTFHQWRDNKHVYGLNFSSKEDADSFARAMVYALEVLDSVSRNNINNPHNHILPPAPPIYQQANGQYDEDMGYRSMTKDDAAIIQERRMSQQNQIVSTTNGLPTIPPAPPQLPTSGHHRTSSAPPAPVPPPPPPGMSNPMPPQPPPMPGSLPRPSSNGEPDQSESVADQTSSLAIQLQAARLKRTNKQHPAENSGSSTSSASSGGSGNYGTLGRNANGGQTGMASMMDEMARTLARRRAAVEKKEPIDCPQDESVSPGDKKNWNRNDSQKSSLNGCESPKLGRKQLSATSTEDLIASKSFGDNCISNISLELQTLKQDILREIRKELNRMKLDIIESVKVEISKR; this is encoded by the exons tgAAACAAGTATTACATCAGCCAGAGCGTCTGTGATGATTTATGATGACAACAGCAAAAAATGGGTTCCAAGTGGAACATCATCAGGCCTTAGTaaagtacacatttttaaacatgtGATCAATAATACATTCCGTGTAGTTGGAAGAAAACTACAAGACCAtgag GTTGTTATTAACTGTGTCATTTTAAAGACTCTAAAATATAATCAAGCTACAACAACATTCCACCAATGGAGGgataataaacatgtatatgGTTTGAATTTTAGTAGCAAAGAAGATGCTGATTCTTTTGCTCGAGCTATGGTGTATGCTCTTGag gttCTAGATTCTGTATCcaggaataatattaataatcctcACAATCATATATTACCTCCAGCACCTCCTATATATCAACAAGCAAATGGACAATATGATGAAGATATGGGATACAG AAGCATGACGAAAGATGATGCTGCCATTATCCAAGAAAGAAGAATGTCTCAGCAAAATCAAA TCGTTAGCACAACAAACGGTTTACCAACCATTCCACCTGCACCTCCTCAGTTGCCTACTTCAGGTCACCATCGCACATCATCGGCTCCGCCAGCACCAGTTCCTCCTCCTCCTCCACCAGGTATGTCTAACCCAATGCCTCCTCAACCACCTCCAATGCCTGGCAGTCTACCGAGACCTAGTAGTAATGGAGAACCTGATCAAAGCGAATCTGTTGCTGACCAGACATCGTCTTTAGCTATACAGTTACAGGCGGCTCGTTTAAAACGTACCAATAAG CAGCATCCAGCCGAAAATAGTGGCTCGTCTACGAGTAGTGCTAGCAGTGGTGGAAGTGGAAATTATGGGACCCTTGGTAGAAATGCAAATGGTGGCCAAACTGGTATGGCATCAATGATGGATGAAATGGCACGTACATTAGCAAGACGTCGAGCTGCTGTTGAAAAGAAAGAACCAATTGATTGTCctcaa GATGAAAGTGTATCACCTGGtgacaaaaaaaattggaatcGTAATGATAGTCAAAAAAGCTCATTAAATGGTTGTGAAAGTCCTAAACTTGGCCGAAAACAATTGTCTGCTACTTCCACTGAAGACTTGATAGCATCTAAGTCTTTTGGAGACAATTGTATATCAAATATATCATTAGAGTTACAGACATTAAAACAAGATATACTACGTGAAATACGCAAAGAATTGAACCGAATGAAATTGGACATCATtgaaa gcGTAAAAGTAGAGATAAGCAAAAGATAA
- the LOC132924181 gene encoding protein enabled isoform X1: MSVPPSNSSYDICETSITSARASVMIYDDNSKKWVPSGTSSGLSKVHIFKHVINNTFRVVGRKLQDHEVVINCVILKTLKYNQATTTFHQWRDNKHVYGLNFSSKEDADSFARAMVYALEVLDSVSRNNINNPHNHILPPAPPIYQQANGQYDEDMGYRDWCTNNVPNHFRSMTKDDAAIIQERRMSQQNQIVSTTNGLPTIPPAPPQLPTSGHHRTSSAPPAPVPPPPPPGMSNPMPPQPPPMPGSLPRPSSNGEPDQSESVADQTSSLAIQLQAARLKRTNKQHPAENSGSSTSSASSGGSGNYGTLGRNANGGQTGMASMMDEMARTLARRRAAVEKKEPIDCPQDESVSPGDKKNWNRNDSQKSSLNGCESPKLGRKQLSATSTEDLIASKSFGDNCISNISLELQTLKQDILREIRKELNRMKLDIIESVKVEISKR, from the exons tgAAACAAGTATTACATCAGCCAGAGCGTCTGTGATGATTTATGATGACAACAGCAAAAAATGGGTTCCAAGTGGAACATCATCAGGCCTTAGTaaagtacacatttttaaacatgtGATCAATAATACATTCCGTGTAGTTGGAAGAAAACTACAAGACCAtgag GTTGTTATTAACTGTGTCATTTTAAAGACTCTAAAATATAATCAAGCTACAACAACATTCCACCAATGGAGGgataataaacatgtatatgGTTTGAATTTTAGTAGCAAAGAAGATGCTGATTCTTTTGCTCGAGCTATGGTGTATGCTCTTGag gttCTAGATTCTGTATCcaggaataatattaataatcctcACAATCATATATTACCTCCAGCACCTCCTATATATCAACAAGCAAATGGACAATATGATGAAGATATGGGATACAG AGATTGGTGTACAAATAATGTGCCTAATCATTTTAGAAGCATGACGAAAGATGATGCTGCCATTATCCAAGAAAGAAGAATGTCTCAGCAAAATCAAA TCGTTAGCACAACAAACGGTTTACCAACCATTCCACCTGCACCTCCTCAGTTGCCTACTTCAGGTCACCATCGCACATCATCGGCTCCGCCAGCACCAGTTCCTCCTCCTCCTCCACCAGGTATGTCTAACCCAATGCCTCCTCAACCACCTCCAATGCCTGGCAGTCTACCGAGACCTAGTAGTAATGGAGAACCTGATCAAAGCGAATCTGTTGCTGACCAGACATCGTCTTTAGCTATACAGTTACAGGCGGCTCGTTTAAAACGTACCAATAAG CAGCATCCAGCCGAAAATAGTGGCTCGTCTACGAGTAGTGCTAGCAGTGGTGGAAGTGGAAATTATGGGACCCTTGGTAGAAATGCAAATGGTGGCCAAACTGGTATGGCATCAATGATGGATGAAATGGCACGTACATTAGCAAGACGTCGAGCTGCTGTTGAAAAGAAAGAACCAATTGATTGTCctcaa GATGAAAGTGTATCACCTGGtgacaaaaaaaattggaatcGTAATGATAGTCAAAAAAGCTCATTAAATGGTTGTGAAAGTCCTAAACTTGGCCGAAAACAATTGTCTGCTACTTCCACTGAAGACTTGATAGCATCTAAGTCTTTTGGAGACAATTGTATATCAAATATATCATTAGAGTTACAGACATTAAAACAAGATATACTACGTGAAATACGCAAAGAATTGAACCGAATGAAATTGGACATCATtgaaa gcGTAAAAGTAGAGATAAGCAAAAGATAA
- the LOC132924181 gene encoding protein enabled isoform X3, whose translation MSETSITSARASVMIYDDNSKKWVPSGTSSGLSKVHIFKHVINNTFRVVGRKLQDHEVVINCVILKTLKYNQATTTFHQWRDNKHVYGLNFSSKEDADSFARAMVYALEVLDSVSRNNINNPHNHILPPAPPIYQQANGQYDEDMGYRDWCTNNVPNHFRSMTKDDAAIIQERRMSQQNQIVSTTNGLPTIPPAPPQLPTSGHHRTSSAPPAPVPPPPPPGMSNPMPPQPPPMPGSLPRPSSNGEPDQSESVADQTSSLAIQLQAARLKRTNKQHPAENSGSSTSSASSGGSGNYGTLGRNANGGQTGMASMMDEMARTLARRRAAVEKKEPIDCPQDESVSPGDKKNWNRNDSQKSSLNGCESPKLGRKQLSATSTEDLIASKSFGDNCISNISLELQTLKQDILREIRKELNRMKLDIIESVKVEISKR comes from the exons tgAAACAAGTATTACATCAGCCAGAGCGTCTGTGATGATTTATGATGACAACAGCAAAAAATGGGTTCCAAGTGGAACATCATCAGGCCTTAGTaaagtacacatttttaaacatgtGATCAATAATACATTCCGTGTAGTTGGAAGAAAACTACAAGACCAtgag GTTGTTATTAACTGTGTCATTTTAAAGACTCTAAAATATAATCAAGCTACAACAACATTCCACCAATGGAGGgataataaacatgtatatgGTTTGAATTTTAGTAGCAAAGAAGATGCTGATTCTTTTGCTCGAGCTATGGTGTATGCTCTTGag gttCTAGATTCTGTATCcaggaataatattaataatcctcACAATCATATATTACCTCCAGCACCTCCTATATATCAACAAGCAAATGGACAATATGATGAAGATATGGGATACAG AGATTGGTGTACAAATAATGTGCCTAATCATTTTAGAAGCATGACGAAAGATGATGCTGCCATTATCCAAGAAAGAAGAATGTCTCAGCAAAATCAAA TCGTTAGCACAACAAACGGTTTACCAACCATTCCACCTGCACCTCCTCAGTTGCCTACTTCAGGTCACCATCGCACATCATCGGCTCCGCCAGCACCAGTTCCTCCTCCTCCTCCACCAGGTATGTCTAACCCAATGCCTCCTCAACCACCTCCAATGCCTGGCAGTCTACCGAGACCTAGTAGTAATGGAGAACCTGATCAAAGCGAATCTGTTGCTGACCAGACATCGTCTTTAGCTATACAGTTACAGGCGGCTCGTTTAAAACGTACCAATAAG CAGCATCCAGCCGAAAATAGTGGCTCGTCTACGAGTAGTGCTAGCAGTGGTGGAAGTGGAAATTATGGGACCCTTGGTAGAAATGCAAATGGTGGCCAAACTGGTATGGCATCAATGATGGATGAAATGGCACGTACATTAGCAAGACGTCGAGCTGCTGTTGAAAAGAAAGAACCAATTGATTGTCctcaa GATGAAAGTGTATCACCTGGtgacaaaaaaaattggaatcGTAATGATAGTCAAAAAAGCTCATTAAATGGTTGTGAAAGTCCTAAACTTGGCCGAAAACAATTGTCTGCTACTTCCACTGAAGACTTGATAGCATCTAAGTCTTTTGGAGACAATTGTATATCAAATATATCATTAGAGTTACAGACATTAAAACAAGATATACTACGTGAAATACGCAAAGAATTGAACCGAATGAAATTGGACATCATtgaaa gcGTAAAAGTAGAGATAAGCAAAAGATAA